A single window of Xylocopilactobacillus apicola DNA harbors:
- the rpmF gene encoding 50S ribosomal protein L32, which yields MATPARRTSKTKKRIRRGNKKLTAPAIHFDEINGEYSLSHHVSPSGIYKEKPVLQSKTQNPS from the coding sequence ATGGCAACACCGGCAAGAAGAACTTCGAAAACGAAGAAACGGATTCGTCGTGGCAATAAGAAACTAACAGCACCAGCTATTCATTTTGATGAAATCAATGGTGAATATAGTTTAAGTCACCACGTATCTCCAAGCGGAATTTATAAGGAAAAGCCAGTTTTACAAAGTAAAACCCAAAATCCTTCATAA
- a CDS encoding IS110 family transposase, with protein sequence MRTVFGIDISSKTLNVAISVNQNVVNQYKFDNDQIGFDRLLNDLNSVKEPEIVFEATGVYSRSLQRMLQDHGYQYTCLNPLVAKKQLDSLRPRKTDATDAFNLAQTQFQFNRKPSYQQDPVYEQLKDLSRFYQEINTDLVRAKTRLHRVLQLTFPSIERILSAPNGTLYWNLVKKYPLSTMVPVDTTKELAEIVLSSTDKRMSQARALKIAVKLQDLAQTCHPAVNNSSSIVKQVHYWAGEALRIQDLKHELIQEMTKLAQDQPEYEILLSIPGVGEVTAVLFIAEIGDIRRFTSANKVNAFVGIDLRHYESGNYEAADHISKRGNPYARKILYQMVMNIVAATSTKSTKQMHVADYYRNKKQSASSHSTKKIAIASMHRLLRTTYILITKNQKYSYNPTSKRQ encoded by the coding sequence ATGAGAACTGTTTTCGGAATTGATATTAGCAGCAAAACTTTAAATGTGGCCATCTCGGTTAATCAAAATGTCGTGAACCAATATAAATTTGACAATGATCAAATCGGTTTTGATCGCCTTTTAAATGATCTTAACTCGGTTAAAGAACCGGAGATTGTCTTTGAAGCAACAGGGGTCTATTCTCGCAGTTTACAAAGAATGCTACAAGATCATGGGTATCAATATACTTGCCTTAATCCCTTGGTTGCCAAGAAACAGTTGGATAGTTTACGTCCTCGTAAAACTGACGCAACTGATGCTTTCAATCTGGCTCAAACTCAGTTTCAATTTAACCGTAAACCCAGTTATCAGCAGGACCCCGTTTATGAACAGCTAAAAGATTTAAGCCGTTTTTACCAGGAAATCAATACTGATCTAGTTAGAGCTAAGACCAGGCTTCATCGAGTACTCCAGCTGACTTTTCCAAGTATCGAGAGAATTCTGAGCGCTCCTAATGGCACGCTCTATTGGAACTTGGTTAAGAAGTATCCTCTAAGTACGATGGTACCAGTGGACACAACTAAGGAACTTGCAGAAATTGTTCTTAGTTCTACCGACAAAAGAATGTCACAAGCCAGGGCACTAAAAATTGCTGTTAAATTGCAAGATTTAGCACAAACCTGTCATCCTGCTGTCAACAATAGTTCAAGTATAGTTAAACAGGTTCACTATTGGGCGGGTGAAGCACTTAGAATCCAAGATTTAAAGCATGAATTAATCCAGGAAATGACCAAATTAGCACAAGATCAACCAGAATACGAAATCTTACTTAGTATTCCAGGGGTTGGAGAGGTTACGGCAGTCCTATTTATTGCTGAAATTGGAGACATTAGACGATTTACGTCAGCTAATAAAGTAAATGCTTTTGTGGGAATTGACCTAAGACACTACGAGTCGGGAAATTACGAAGCAGCTGATCATATCAGTAAACGAGGTAATCCGTATGCCCGCAAGATTCTTTACCAGATGGTTATGAATATTGTGGCAGCAACAAGCACAAAAAGCACTAAACAGATGCATGTTGCAGATTATTACCGAAACAAAAAGCAATCTGCTTCGTCTCATTCGACTAAGAAGATTGCCATTGCTTCGATGCACCGCCTTCTCAGAACGACGTACATCTTGATTACCAAAAATCAGAAATATTCTTATAATCCGACGTCAAAGCGCCAATAG
- a CDS encoding DUF2929 family protein — MKHLTSMVWIVAFFQILGFIGSSLTKSVYNPLQVLVISLIFGVIFTIVPTELEKLTKKN, encoded by the coding sequence ATGAAACATTTAACATCAATGGTGTGGATTGTTGCTTTTTTTCAAATCTTAGGCTTCATTGGTTCTAGTTTAACCAAATCGGTCTATAATCCGCTCCAAGTTTTAGTAATTTCACTTATTTTCGGGGTTATCTTTACGATAGTTCCGACAGAATTAGAGAAATTGACTAAGAAAAATTAA
- a CDS encoding helix-turn-helix domain-containing protein, whose amino-acid sequence MIEYYQTSGQGLSFIAAHFGIHPSQVQRWNCLFEEQSAGTKAQVVNSLRHCLN is encoded by the coding sequence GTGATAGAATACTATCAAACAAGTGGTCAAGGTCTCAGCTTTATTGCCGCTCATTTTGGGATTCATCCATCGCAAGTTCAAAGGTGGAATTGTCTCTTTGAAGAACAATCCGCAGGAACCAAAGCACAAGTAGTAAATTCTTTACGGCACTGCTTAAATTAG
- a CDS encoding amino acid ABC transporter ATP-binding protein has protein sequence MTEQLFEIKNLKKSFGNHLVLKDISFNVEKEEIISIIGSSGSGKSTLLRCLNLLEDPTDGEIIYQGNNILDPNFDLNHYRAKVGMVFQSFNLFNNLTVLNNCIVPQETVLKRDHELAKTTAIQNLESVGMEQFLEAKPSQLSGGQKQRVAIARAVSMDPDVLLFDEPTSALDPEMVDDVLNAMKKLTEIGLTMIIVSHEMQFVRDISNEILFMDEGVILEHGNPHEIFENPKEARTQDFLKRYLNR, from the coding sequence ATGACCGAACAATTATTCGAAATAAAAAATTTAAAGAAAAGTTTTGGCAATCATTTAGTTTTAAAAGATATTTCTTTTAACGTTGAGAAAGAAGAAATTATTTCTATTATCGGGTCTTCAGGCTCAGGAAAATCAACTTTGCTTCGTTGCCTTAACCTATTAGAAGATCCAACTGATGGTGAAATAATCTATCAAGGGAATAATATTTTAGATCCCAATTTTGATTTGAATCACTATCGTGCCAAAGTAGGAATGGTCTTTCAATCTTTTAACCTGTTTAATAATTTGACAGTGTTAAATAATTGCATTGTGCCACAAGAAACAGTTTTAAAAAGAGATCATGAATTAGCTAAAACTACAGCTATTCAAAATCTCGAAAGTGTTGGGATGGAACAATTTTTGGAGGCTAAACCCAGTCAGCTTTCTGGTGGACAGAAACAACGAGTAGCAATTGCTAGAGCAGTTTCAATGGATCCTGATGTATTGTTGTTTGATGAACCGACTTCTGCTCTTGATCCTGAAATGGTTGATGATGTACTTAATGCGATGAAAAAATTAACCGAGATTGGTTTGACGATGATTATTGTGAGCCATGAAATGCAATTTGTGCGAGATATCTCAAATGAAATTCTATTTATGGATGAGGGAGTGATCTTGGAACATGGTAACCCGCATGAAATCTTTGAAAATCCTAAGGAAGCACGAACTCAAGATTTTCTAAAACGTTATTTGAATCGTTAG
- a CDS encoding ABC transporter permease subunit (The N-terminal region of this protein, as described by TIGR01726, is a three transmembrane segment that identifies a subfamily of ABC transporter permease subunits, which specificities that include histidine, arginine, glutamine, glutamate, L-cystine (sic), the opines (in Agrobacterium) octopine and nopaline, etc.) has translation MSLKNKKCFWGLIFFSFLFSFLIVSSQPVAAAKKEFKVGMEAGYPPFNWTQVDDSGGAVKIEGSKQYANGYDVQVAKIIAQKLDRKLVIVKTVWDGLAPALTSGKIDAIIAGMSPTAERRKTVDFSEPYLVSKPIMIVRKNSPYASATSIQDFKGAKITSQLSTFLYDLIPQINGVKQETAMNDFSAMRTALQSGVIDGYVAQEPEGISVENAIPSLKMIKFADGKGFKSESADDASAVGLRKNSPDLQTINQILAGISHSKREEMMTWAVKNQPQTSEKKVNWFLNIFEKYGTLLWNGTLTTLWISLLGTIIGFLIGLLVGIVRTVPLAKSKGKRIGQKIINFLFRVYIEVFRGTPMMVQAAIFYYGLAQAFQIDVNKLAAALLIVSINTGAYMSEIMRGGIESVDPGQREGALALGMSHFQMMKKVILPQAIRNSLPAVGNEFVINIKDTSVLSIISVTELFFNGQTIAGQTYQFFQSFFVICLIYLFLTFTVTQILKFFERKMAGPNTYNLMANQIQV, from the coding sequence ATGAGCTTAAAAAATAAAAAGTGTTTTTGGGGTTTGATTTTTTTTTCGTTTTTATTTTCTTTTCTAATCGTTAGCAGCCAACCTGTTGCTGCAGCCAAGAAAGAATTTAAAGTCGGAATGGAAGCAGGATACCCTCCTTTCAATTGGACACAAGTTGACGATAGCGGCGGTGCCGTAAAGATTGAAGGTTCAAAGCAATATGCCAACGGATATGATGTCCAGGTTGCAAAAATTATTGCTCAAAAGTTAGATCGAAAATTAGTAATTGTTAAAACGGTCTGGGACGGGTTAGCACCTGCACTTACATCGGGTAAAATCGATGCAATCATTGCTGGGATGTCTCCAACTGCTGAACGAAGAAAAACCGTCGATTTTTCTGAACCTTACTTGGTTTCAAAACCAATTATGATCGTTCGTAAAAATTCTCCTTACGCAAGTGCGACTTCGATTCAGGATTTTAAAGGTGCGAAGATTACATCTCAGTTAAGCACATTTCTATATGATTTAATTCCTCAAATCAATGGTGTTAAGCAAGAAACTGCGATGAATGACTTTTCGGCCATGAGAACAGCTTTACAAAGCGGTGTTATTGATGGATATGTTGCACAAGAACCTGAGGGAATTAGTGTTGAAAATGCCATTCCATCTTTAAAAATGATAAAGTTTGCTGACGGCAAAGGGTTTAAAAGTGAGAGCGCTGATGATGCTTCTGCTGTTGGACTTAGAAAAAATAGTCCTGACCTTCAAACGATTAATCAAATCTTAGCAGGTATCAGCCACTCTAAAAGAGAAGAAATGATGACATGGGCTGTTAAAAATCAACCGCAAACAAGTGAAAAAAAAGTTAATTGGTTTTTAAACATCTTTGAAAAATACGGAACTTTGCTTTGGAATGGAACTTTAACCACCCTTTGGATTTCCTTACTTGGTACAATTATTGGATTTTTAATTGGTCTTTTAGTAGGAATTGTCCGAACGGTCCCTCTCGCCAAATCCAAAGGCAAACGCATAGGACAAAAAATAATTAATTTTTTATTTCGAGTTTACATCGAAGTTTTCCGTGGGACTCCAATGATGGTACAAGCCGCAATTTTTTATTACGGCTTGGCGCAGGCTTTTCAAATTGATGTCAATAAATTAGCGGCTGCGCTGTTAATTGTTTCGATTAATACTGGGGCATATATGTCTGAGATTATGCGAGGTGGAATTGAATCTGTTGATCCAGGACAAAGAGAAGGTGCGCTAGCGCTTGGCATGTCTCATTTTCAGATGATGAAAAAAGTTATTTTGCCTCAAGCAATCAGAAATTCATTGCCAGCCGTTGGGAATGAATTTGTCATCAACATTAAAGATACTTCCGTGCTTTCGATTATTTCGGTTACTGAGCTCTTTTTCAACGGTCAAACCATTGCAGGTCAGACTTATCAATTCTTCCAGAGCTTTTTTGTAATCTGTTTGATCTACTTGTTCTTAACTTTCACGGTTACTCAGATCTTAAAATTCTTTGAAAGAAAAATGGCTGGCCCTAATACGTATAACTTAATGGCTAATCAAATTCAGGTGTAA
- a CDS encoding DUF1836 domain-containing protein → MSIPTWDQLPNFDLYKDQTVNVVNEASADYGGIISASMINNYVKQKLIDPPIKKKYNRTHVAQLIFINLMKGIFTLEEIITLKQHLFLESQIEDHYNEFIELFNERLSQTTSIGSDLPQVLDQLSGILIAKRQIKNLLQDPISEP, encoded by the coding sequence ATGTCAATACCAACATGGGATCAATTACCAAATTTCGACTTGTATAAAGATCAAACTGTAAATGTAGTAAACGAAGCTAGTGCAGATTATGGCGGAATTATAAGTGCTTCAATGATCAACAATTACGTTAAACAAAAGTTAATTGATCCACCAATTAAAAAGAAATATAACCGGACTCATGTCGCTCAGCTAATTTTTATAAATTTGATGAAGGGAATTTTCACGCTTGAAGAAATCATTACTCTTAAGCAGCATCTTTTTCTTGAAAGTCAAATTGAAGATCACTACAATGAGTTCATTGAGCTGTTTAATGAGCGTTTAAGCCAAACAACTTCAATCGGGTCTGATTTGCCTCAAGTTCTTGATCAGTTATCAGGAATTTTAATTGCAAAAAGGCAAATAAAAAATCTTCTACAAGATCCTATTTCAGAACCTTAA